The following proteins are encoded in a genomic region of Triticum dicoccoides isolate Atlit2015 ecotype Zavitan chromosome 1B, WEW_v2.0, whole genome shotgun sequence:
- the LOC119349590 gene encoding uncharacterized abhydrolase domain-containing protein DDB_G0269086-like: MRRKKHLDRAGGGGGGTELFICFTSRPSASGLRPSASSKAFSPGRSGSSAGGSGNGAAGAGGAADAAPAALLRPSLSRRLRNSGSLKGGQSPMFPPGTASGGRRGRGGMEPAEPSSPKVTCIGQVRVKGGKRKPKHASSAAALRSRSRRGSEASFRRGADDRDGAGALHPGAKNQGWVYQIPVNICEALKTFGSCGGRSLCSPSRERGGGAPRSGAAGDKKRRRAPAGGSWLCGAAVARCLLAIQEEEDDVGKGSAVGPADEARESQVGLVMQGWDVEDEEGEEDETRVVVGAVEVEKEDEILLVGGKEEEGRVSVCIPPRNALLLMRCRSDPVRMAELATRFWGSPAAATASVGQVDNEGDGGVQEEEKEEGEANGEKECAEEARNSTVSADGEACRERGGVVEDDGGEAGDAGQAGSEDESSNHKDIGEEENDGGCRGDAEEKDEPVEAQIVRKDVGLEVEAAKSESQAPAMVEAVAGTKESADVPRMEEEEVKGRRSVGSCSPSTALKEDRKLRRLGSTRRRVSTSSKASSSSDRVDRRHSFSAEMEARRSSFSSLKDSRRASFSIDRDGRRWSFTIEQEHLVTEPKVLTASRKGKKNSSEAESEKDCPVLVAAPNSVEEAQECNEDGKEEATNDDGEEEGTTAQCVEIKTEAEKVETGVDEEKVVEVKQEQRKKSGELPDCLLMMMCEPKLSMEVSKETWVCSTDFVHWKSHQGQNRRQQNAAATDSNAAASEETKDDSSNAPDTSVAKDTEESIAPASANPASMQPHAAPKPQPKPAVEQKLKLELPKVAAGVAVYAPLVLKRCKSEPLRSSARLAPDTCFWKEDRHRPLKATGIGF, encoded by the coding sequence ATGCGCCGCAAGAAGCACTTGGAccgcgctggcggcggcggcggcggcaccgagCTCTTCATCTGCTTCACCTCCCGCCCCTCCGCCTCAGGGCTGCGACCCTCCGCCTCCTCCAAGGCATTCAGCCCCGGCCGCAGCGGCAGCAGCGCCGGAGGAAGCGGGAACGGTGCTGCTGGTGCCGGCGGTGCTGCCGACGCGGCGCCGGCGGCGCTGCTGCGCCCGTCGCTGAGCAGGCGGCTGAGGAACAGCGGGAGCCTCAAGGGCGGGCAGTCGCCCATGTTCCCGCCGGGGACGGCGTCGGGGGGCCGGCGCGGGCGGGGCGGGATGGAGCCCGCCGAGCCCTCCTCGCCCAAGGTCACCTGCATCGGCCAGGTCCGGGTCAAGGGCGGCAAGCGCAAGCCCAAGcacgcctcctccgccgccgcgctgCGCTCGCGCTCCAGGCGCGGGTCCGAGGCCAGCTTCCGCCGCGGGGCGGACGACCGGGACGGCGCCGGCGCCCTCCACCCCGGGGCCAAGAACCAGGGCTGGGTCTACCAGATCCCGGTCAACATCTGCGAGGCGCTCAAGACCTTCGGCTCCTGCGGCGGCCGCTCCCTCTGCTCGCCCTCCCGGGAGCGGGGCGGGGGCGCGCCGCGCTCCGGTGCCGCGGGGGACAAGAAGCGCCGCCGCGCCCCGGCCGGCGGGAGCTGGCTCTGCGGCGCCGCGGTGGCCAGGTGCCTCCTGGCGatccaggaggaggaggacgacgtcgGGAAGGGCTCCGCCGTCGGGCCCGCCGACGAGGCCCGGGAGTCGCAGGTGGGGCTCGTGATGCAGGGCTGGGACGTGGAggacgaggagggggaggaggacgaGACCCGCGTCGTCGTCGGCgcggtggaggtggagaaggaagaCGAGATCTTGCTGGTCGGGggcaaggaggaggaggggagggtcaGCGTCTGCATCCCTCCCAGGAACGCCCTCCTGCTGATGCGCTGCAGATCCGACCCCGTGCGCATGGCGGAGCTCGCCACCCGCTTCTGGGGTTCCCCCGCGGCGGCCACCGCCAGCGTCGGCCAGGTCGACAATGAAGGGGACGGCGGCGTccaggaagaagaaaaagaggaaggTGAGGCCAATGGGGAAAAGGAGTGTGCAGAGGAAGCTCGGAATTCAACTGTTTCCGCCGACGGGGAGGCATGCCGCGAGCGCGGCGGcgtggttgaagacgacggcggcgaggcAGGGGATGCAGGTCAAGCGGGGTCTGAAGACGAGAGCTCCAACCACAAAGATATTGGGGAAGAAGAGAATGATGGAGGCTGCAGAGGAGATGCAGAGGAGAAGGATGAGCCTGTGGAGGCTCAAATTGTTCGCAAGGACGTAGGCTTGGAGGTTGAAGCTGCCAAGAGCGAGAGCCAAGCGCCGGCAATGGTGGAGGCTGTGGCAGGCACCAAGGAGTCTGCTGATGTTCCAAgaatggaggaggaagaggtgaagGGCAGGAGGTCAGTCGGCAGCTGCTCCCCATCCACAGCACTGAAGGAGGACCGCAAATTGCGGCGGCTGGGCAGCACCAGGAGGCGCGTTTCCACCAGCAGCAAGGCCTCCTCGAGCAGCGATCGTGTCGACAGGCGGCACAGCTTCTCGGCCGAAATGGAGGCGCGGCGATCGAGCTTCTCGAGCTTGAAGGACTCGAGGAGGGCAAGCTTCTCCATCGACAGGGATGGACGGAGGTGGAGCTTCACCATTGAGCAGGAGCACCTTGTCACGGAGCCTAAGGTTTTGACGGCATCCAGGAAGGGGAAGAAAAATTCGTCCGAGGCCGAGTCGGAGAAGGACTGCCCTGTTCTTGTTGCTGCACCAAACAGTGTGGAGGAAGCCCAAGAGTGCAATGAGGATGGGAAGGAAGAGGCCACAAATGATGATGGTGAGGAAGAAGGAACAACAGCACAATGTGTCGAAATTAAAACAGAGGCTGAGAAGGTTGAGACCGGAGTCGACGAGGAAAAGGTCGTTGAGGTGAAGCAGGAACAGAGGAAGAAGAGCGGCGAGCTGCCGGACTGCCTCCTGATGATGATGTGTGAGCCCAAGCTCTCCATGGAGGTCTCCAAGGAGACATGGGTGTGCAGCACCGATTTCGTCCACTGGAAGTCTCACCAGGGCCAGAATCGTCGCCAACAAAATGCTGCTGCTACCGACAGCAATGCTGCTGCGTCGGAGGAGACGAAGGATGATTCGAGCAATGCTCCTGATACCAGCGTCGCGAAGGACACAGAAGAGAGCATCGCACCAGCATCGGCGAACCCTGCGTCTATGCAACCGCACGCTGCCCCGAAGCCACAACCGAAGCCAGCCGTGGAGCAGAAGCTCAAGCTGGAGCTGCCGAAGGTCGCTGCCGGCGTGGCGGTGTATGCGCCGCTCGTCCTGAAGCGGTGCAAGTCGGAGCCGCTGCGGTCGTCCGCGCGGCTGGCGCCCGACACTTGCTTCTGGAAGGAGGACCGGCACCGGCCCCTCAAGGCCACTGGGATAGGCTTCTGA